One Mycobacterium marseillense DNA window includes the following coding sequences:
- a CDS encoding PPE family protein codes for MDFATLPPEINSGLMYSGPGAGSMVAAAAAWDKLAAWLCTAAADYRAVTAKLAAHGEGPACSALREAAALYVDWLDANAARSQRAAAQLSAAAGAHEAAFAATVPPPAIAGNRTRRKALVSANWLSQHSAAIADVDTEYDAMWAQNSGAMYAYADAAAGAVTLTPFTPPPADPGAQGDTWSLKAAPDVISAARQVMSAIPGAIKHLSSASQTTFEASLSSVTPSLSKLNSLTAPSDFAIGHLNSMNKAAALRTLFPRPAAVTGVHARLGRAMPLGALSVPRTWTAAAAGAQGTGGDRRATAPVWPRPVPTAVRAESRRPS; via the coding sequence ATGGATTTCGCGACGCTGCCACCGGAGATCAATTCCGGGCTGATGTATTCGGGTCCCGGCGCGGGATCGATGGTCGCGGCCGCCGCGGCATGGGACAAGCTCGCCGCGTGGCTGTGCACCGCGGCGGCCGACTACCGGGCGGTGACCGCCAAGCTGGCCGCGCACGGGGAGGGCCCGGCGTGCTCGGCGCTGCGCGAAGCCGCCGCCCTCTACGTCGACTGGCTGGACGCCAACGCCGCGCGAAGCCAGCGCGCGGCCGCCCAGCTCAGCGCGGCGGCCGGGGCGCACGAGGCGGCGTTCGCGGCGACGGTGCCCCCGCCGGCGATCGCCGGCAACCGCACGCGCCGCAAGGCGCTGGTGTCGGCGAACTGGCTGAGCCAGCACAGCGCGGCGATCGCGGACGTCGACACCGAATACGACGCCATGTGGGCACAGAACTCCGGCGCCATGTACGCCTACGCCGACGCCGCCGCCGGCGCGGTGACGTTGACCCCGTTCACCCCTCCCCCCGCGGATCCCGGTGCACAGGGAGATACTTGGTCGTTGAAGGCGGCGCCCGACGTCATATCGGCCGCACGCCAGGTGATGTCGGCCATCCCCGGCGCCATCAAGCATTTGTCGTCGGCATCGCAGACCACGTTCGAGGCGTCCCTCTCCTCGGTGACACCGTCGCTGTCGAAACTGAATTCGCTGACGGCGCCGTCGGATTTCGCGATCGGCCACCTGAATTCGATGAACAAGGCGGCGGCGCTGCGCACATTGTTCCCGAGGCCGGCCGCCGTCACCGGCGTGCACGCGCGGCTGGGCCGCGCGATGCCGCTCGGCGCGCTGTCGGTGCCGCGCACCTGGACGGCGGCCGCGGCCGGCGCGCAGGGGACGGGCGGGGACCGGCGGGCGACCGCGCCGGTGTGGCCACGGCCGGTGCCTACGGCGGTGAGAGCGGAGTCACGTAGGCCGAGCTGA
- a CDS encoding 3-oxoacyl-ACP reductase, with product MAVDLTQRLAGRVAVVTGAGSGIGLASARRMRAEGATIVVADVDGDAGAAAADELSGLFVPTDVADEDAVNALFDTAVQAYGRVDIAFNNAGISPPDDDLIENTEVPAWQRVQDVNLKSVYLCCRAALRHMVPARRGSIINTASFVAVLGSATSQISYTASKGGVLAMSRELGVQFAREGIRVNALCPGPVNTPLLQELFAKDPERAARRLVHVPVGRFAEPGEIAAAVAFLASDDASFITASTFLVDGGISSAYVTPLSPP from the coding sequence GTGGCGGTCGATCTCACCCAACGGTTGGCGGGCCGGGTCGCCGTCGTCACGGGCGCCGGCAGCGGCATCGGGTTGGCGTCGGCGCGGCGCATGCGCGCCGAGGGAGCCACCATCGTGGTCGCCGATGTCGACGGCGACGCGGGCGCCGCCGCGGCCGACGAGCTGTCCGGTCTGTTCGTGCCCACCGACGTCGCCGACGAGGACGCGGTCAACGCGCTGTTCGACACAGCGGTGCAGGCCTATGGCCGCGTCGACATCGCGTTCAACAACGCCGGCATCTCGCCTCCTGACGACGATCTCATCGAGAACACCGAGGTGCCCGCGTGGCAACGCGTCCAGGACGTCAACCTGAAGTCGGTCTACCTGTGCTGCCGGGCGGCGTTGCGGCACATGGTTCCCGCGCGGCGCGGTTCGATCATCAACACGGCCTCGTTCGTCGCCGTCCTGGGGTCGGCGACGTCGCAGATCTCCTACACCGCCTCCAAGGGCGGGGTGCTGGCCATGTCGCGCGAGCTGGGTGTGCAGTTCGCCCGGGAGGGCATCCGGGTGAACGCGCTGTGCCCGGGGCCGGTCAACACGCCACTGCTGCAAGAGCTTTTCGCCAAGGACCCCGAACGTGCGGCGCGCCGGCTGGTGCACGTGCCGGTGGGCCGCTTCGCCGAGCCCGGCGAAATCGCTGCTGCGGTCGCGTTTTTGGCGAGCGATGACGCGTCGTTCATCACGGCGTCGACGTTTTTGGTCGACGGCGGCATCAGCTCGGCCTACGTGACTCCGCTCTCACCGCCGTAG
- a CDS encoding aldehyde dehydrogenase family protein: protein MSATQLINPATEEVLRTVEHVDATTVDDAVGRARAAQRRWARLVPAERASGLRAFAAVVDAHLDELAALEVANSGHPVASAEWEAGHVRDVLTYYAASPERLSGKQIPVAGGLDVTFNEPVGVVGVITPWNFPMPIASWGFAPALAAGNAVLIKPAEATPLTTIRLGELAAEAGLDPDLLQVLPGPGPVVGERFVTHPDIAKIVFTGSTDVGKKVLAGAAAHVKRVTLELGGKSANIVFADCDLERAAATAPAGVFDNAGQDCCARSRILVQRSVYDRFLELLEPAVKGVVVGDPASRGTEMGPLVSAAHRAKVASYVPDDAPVAFRGTAPSGRGFWFPPTVLTPQRTDRCVTEEIFGPVVTVLAFDDEQDAVTLANDTAYGLSGSIWTNDLSRALRVSRAVEAGNLSVNSHSSVRYNTPFGGFKQSGLGRELGPDAPLGFTETKNVFIAIGED, encoded by the coding sequence GTGAGCGCCACGCAACTGATCAACCCGGCGACCGAGGAGGTGCTGCGCACGGTCGAGCACGTCGACGCGACGACCGTCGACGACGCGGTAGGCCGGGCACGGGCGGCGCAGCGGCGGTGGGCGCGGCTGGTCCCGGCCGAACGGGCTTCCGGCCTACGGGCTTTCGCCGCCGTCGTCGACGCCCATCTCGACGAGCTGGCGGCCCTCGAGGTCGCCAACTCGGGACATCCCGTCGCGTCGGCAGAGTGGGAGGCCGGTCACGTCCGCGATGTCCTGACCTACTACGCCGCCAGCCCGGAACGATTGTCCGGCAAGCAAATCCCGGTGGCCGGCGGCCTGGATGTCACGTTCAACGAACCGGTGGGCGTGGTCGGCGTGATCACCCCGTGGAACTTCCCGATGCCCATCGCCTCCTGGGGGTTCGCGCCGGCGCTGGCCGCGGGCAACGCCGTGCTGATCAAACCCGCCGAGGCGACACCGCTGACCACGATCCGGCTCGGCGAGCTGGCGGCGGAGGCAGGGCTGGACCCAGACCTGCTCCAGGTGCTGCCCGGGCCGGGCCCGGTGGTCGGGGAGCGGTTCGTCACGCACCCCGACATCGCCAAGATCGTGTTCACCGGCTCCACCGACGTCGGCAAAAAGGTGCTGGCCGGGGCTGCCGCCCACGTCAAGCGAGTGACCCTGGAGCTCGGCGGCAAGAGCGCCAACATCGTGTTCGCCGACTGCGACCTCGAGCGGGCCGCAGCGACCGCGCCGGCCGGGGTGTTCGACAACGCCGGCCAGGACTGTTGCGCCCGCAGCCGAATCCTGGTGCAGCGCAGCGTTTACGATCGCTTCCTGGAGCTGCTCGAACCCGCCGTCAAAGGTGTGGTCGTCGGGGATCCCGCGTCCCGGGGCACCGAGATGGGCCCGCTGGTGTCGGCCGCGCACCGCGCCAAGGTGGCCTCCTACGTGCCCGACGACGCACCGGTCGCGTTTCGGGGTACCGCGCCGAGTGGCCGCGGATTCTGGTTCCCGCCAACGGTTCTCACGCCACAGCGCACCGACCGCTGCGTCACCGAGGAGATCTTCGGGCCGGTGGTCACGGTGCTGGCCTTCGACGACGAGCAGGACGCGGTGACGCTGGCCAACGACACCGCCTACGGCCTGTCCGGATCGATCTGGACGAACGATCTGTCCCGCGCCCTGCGGGTGTCCCGCGCGGTCGAAGCCGGGAATCTGTCGGTGAATTCGCACTCGTCGGTTCGGTACAACACCCCGTTCGGGGGTTTCAAGCAGTCGGGCCTGGGCCGCGAGCTGGGCCCGGACGCGCCGTTGGGATTCACCGAGACCAAGAATGTGTTTATCGCGATCGGAGAGGATTAG
- a CDS encoding gamma-glutamyl-gamma-aminobutyrate hydrolase family protein: protein MVLNGCRSPRRPVVGLTTYLERVQTGIWDIPAGYLPTDYFEGVIQAGGIAVLLPPQPAEAEVVSSVLDGLHALVITGGYDLDPASYGQQPHPTTDEPRTDRDAWEFALLRGALDRGLPVLGICRGAQVLNVALGGTLHQHLPDVLGHCGHRAGNGVFTRLPVRTAAGTRLAALVGETVDAPCYHHQAIDRVGDGLVVSATDPDGVVEALELPGDRFVLAVQWHPEQSLEDLRLFAAIVDAARAYAGR, encoded by the coding sequence GTGGTTTTGAACGGCTGTAGGTCACCAAGGCGTCCGGTGGTGGGCCTGACGACATACCTGGAGCGGGTGCAGACCGGGATCTGGGACATCCCCGCCGGGTACCTGCCGACCGACTACTTCGAGGGCGTCATCCAGGCCGGCGGGATCGCCGTGCTGTTGCCCCCGCAACCGGCCGAGGCCGAGGTCGTCAGCTCGGTGCTCGACGGCCTGCACGCGCTGGTGATCACCGGCGGTTATGACCTCGACCCCGCCAGCTACGGCCAGCAACCGCATCCCACGACCGACGAACCCCGCACCGACCGCGACGCCTGGGAGTTCGCGCTGTTGCGCGGCGCGCTGGACCGCGGGCTGCCGGTGCTCGGGATCTGCCGCGGCGCACAGGTGCTCAACGTCGCGCTCGGCGGCACGCTGCACCAGCACCTGCCCGACGTACTCGGGCACTGCGGGCACCGCGCCGGCAACGGGGTGTTCACCCGCTTGCCGGTACGCACCGCGGCGGGCACGCGGCTGGCCGCGCTGGTGGGCGAGACCGTCGACGCGCCGTGCTATCACCACCAGGCCATCGACCGGGTCGGGGACGGACTGGTGGTCAGCGCGACCGATCCCGACGGTGTCGTCGAAGCGCTGGAGCTCCCCGGGGACCGGTTTGTTCTTGCGGTGCAATGGCATCCGGAACAGTCCCTGGAGGATTTGCGGTTGTTCGCCGCGATCGTGGACGCGGCCCGGGCCTACGCGGGACGCTGA
- a CDS encoding glutamine synthetase family protein, with the protein MASKDGAVTDPNDAMLSLTALRQLVAGGAVDTVIVAFADMQGRLVGKRVAAHLFVDEVAAQGVECCDYLLAVDVDMNTVGGYAMSSWDTGYGDTVLTPDLSTLRRIPWLPGTALVIADVGWADGAPVAVSPRAILRRQLDRLARRGLIADAATELEFMVFDETYRQAWASAYRGLTPASDYNIDYAIAASSRMEPLLRDIRNGMAGAGLQFEAVKGECNRGQQEIGFRYDEALVTCDNHVIYKNGAKEIADQHGRSLTFMAKYDEREGNSCHIHLSLRDPQGGAVFSDPARPHGMSSTFCSFVAGLLATLRDFTVFYAPNINSYKRFTDGSFAPTALAWGLDNRTCALRVVGHSSSTRVECRVPGGDVNPYLAVAAIVAGGLYGIERGLELEEPYAGNAYQASGVERLPATLAEAASVFEHSTLAREVFGDDVVAHYLNNARVELAAFNTAVTDWERTRGFERL; encoded by the coding sequence ATGGCCTCTAAAGACGGCGCCGTGACCGACCCGAACGATGCGATGCTCTCGCTGACCGCCCTGCGGCAGCTGGTGGCCGGCGGCGCGGTTGACACGGTCATCGTGGCGTTCGCCGACATGCAGGGACGCCTGGTCGGCAAGCGGGTGGCCGCGCACCTGTTCGTCGACGAGGTGGCCGCCCAGGGCGTCGAGTGCTGCGACTATCTGCTGGCGGTCGACGTCGACATGAACACCGTCGGTGGCTACGCGATGTCGAGCTGGGACACCGGATACGGCGACACGGTGCTGACGCCCGATCTGTCCACCCTGCGGCGCATTCCCTGGCTGCCCGGGACCGCGTTGGTGATCGCCGACGTGGGCTGGGCCGACGGCGCCCCGGTCGCCGTGTCGCCGCGCGCCATCCTGCGCCGCCAGCTCGACCGGCTGGCCCGGCGCGGGCTGATCGCCGACGCCGCGACCGAGCTGGAATTCATGGTGTTCGACGAGACCTATCGCCAGGCGTGGGCGAGCGCGTACCGCGGACTGACCCCGGCCAGCGACTACAACATCGACTATGCGATCGCGGCGTCGTCGCGTATGGAGCCGCTGCTGCGCGACATCCGCAACGGGATGGCCGGCGCGGGACTGCAATTCGAGGCCGTCAAAGGCGAATGCAACAGGGGGCAGCAGGAAATCGGTTTCCGCTACGACGAGGCGCTGGTCACCTGCGACAACCACGTCATCTACAAGAACGGGGCGAAGGAGATCGCCGATCAGCACGGCAGGAGCCTCACGTTCATGGCGAAATACGATGAGCGAGAAGGCAACAGCTGCCACATACATCTCTCGCTGCGCGACCCCCAGGGTGGCGCGGTGTTCTCCGACCCCGCTCGCCCGCACGGCATGTCGTCGACGTTTTGCAGCTTTGTGGCCGGACTGCTGGCCACCCTGCGCGACTTCACCGTGTTCTATGCGCCGAACATCAACTCCTACAAGCGATTCACTGACGGCAGCTTCGCGCCCACCGCGCTGGCCTGGGGACTGGACAACCGCACCTGCGCGCTGCGGGTGGTCGGCCACAGCTCCAGCACCCGGGTCGAGTGCCGGGTGCCCGGCGGCGACGTCAACCCTTATCTGGCGGTGGCGGCGATCGTCGCCGGCGGGCTGTACGGTATCGAACGGGGCCTCGAGTTAGAGGAGCCCTACGCGGGTAATGCTTATCAAGCCTCCGGCGTCGAGCGGTTGCCCGCCACCCTGGCCGAGGCGGCCTCGGTCTTCGAGCACTCGACGCTCGCGCGCGAGGTGTTCGGCGACGACGTGGTCGCCCACTACCTGAACAACGCCCGCGTGGAACTGGCGGCCTTCAACACGGCGGTCACCGACTGGGAAAGGACGCGTGGTTTTGAACGGCTGTAG
- a CDS encoding alpha/beta hydrolase has translation MMTTLEGFPVPVVVAGPEMGVVVVILGDEERAPAAYDAVCERLHTASLRTVVIGFDPRLTPKSVIGILDALGIGWAVVMGDRAGGDLAWELTATRLGRFVGLVVIDRGHPRAGDRDGAIRDGHCPPVEIGTTVLVSSPAARSVAQASQQYVYADYRVVHLGRRTVQESTAQLAAEIILRTSTW, from the coding sequence ATGATGACCACCCTGGAGGGGTTCCCGGTCCCGGTCGTTGTGGCCGGCCCGGAGATGGGCGTCGTCGTCGTCATATTGGGCGACGAGGAGCGCGCGCCCGCCGCGTATGACGCGGTCTGCGAGCGCCTGCACACCGCGTCGTTGCGGACGGTCGTGATCGGCTTCGACCCGCGGCTGACCCCCAAGTCGGTGATCGGCATTCTCGACGCGCTGGGAATCGGCTGGGCCGTCGTCATGGGCGACCGCGCCGGCGGCGACCTCGCGTGGGAATTGACGGCGACTCGGCTGGGCCGGTTCGTCGGCCTGGTGGTGATCGATCGCGGGCATCCGCGCGCCGGCGATCGCGACGGCGCCATCCGCGACGGGCACTGCCCGCCGGTGGAGATCGGCACCACGGTGTTGGTCAGCTCGCCGGCCGCCCGGTCGGTGGCCCAGGCCAGCCAGCAGTACGTCTACGCCGACTACCGGGTCGTGCACCTGGGCCGGCGCACCGTGCAGGAGTCGACGGCACAACTGGCCGCCGAGATCATTTTGCGCACCAGCACCTGGTAG
- a CDS encoding cobyric acid synthase, which produces MSGALLVAGTSSDAGKSVVVAALCRLLARRGTRVAPFKAQNMSNNSVVTVEGGEIGRAQAIQARAAGLEPSVRFNPVLLKPGSDRTSQLVIKGRVADSVSAKSYVQHRDRLAAVVLDELACLRDEFDAVICEGAGSPAEINLRATDLANMGLARAANLPVVLVGDIDRGGLLAHLFGTVAVLEPDDQALISGFIVNKFRGDPALLEPGLRQLQAMTGRPTYGVLPYAEELWLDAEDSLSVVAHRVIGTPAPPRGDEWLRVAAVRLPRISNSTDVEALACEPGVLVRWVADPAGVADADLIVIPGSKATVADLSWLRECGLAEAITAHARGGKPVLGICGGFQMLCHRIDDAVESGAGDVSGLGLLDADIAFDPAKTLRRWQRGIDGALGGYEIHHGRIARCVEQSWFDADADPQPQGVVRGAVFGTHWHGLLDNDDFRRAWLTRVADAAGRRGFVVDGDTNVAARRDAQLDLAADLLAAHLDVDAVVGLLQGPPPERPHLASRLRP; this is translated from the coding sequence GTGAGCGGGGCGCTGCTGGTCGCCGGCACCAGCTCCGACGCCGGCAAATCGGTGGTGGTGGCCGCCCTGTGCCGGTTGCTGGCCCGCCGCGGCACCCGGGTCGCCCCGTTCAAGGCGCAGAACATGTCCAACAACTCCGTGGTCACCGTCGAGGGCGGCGAAATCGGCCGCGCCCAAGCGATTCAGGCCCGCGCCGCCGGTCTGGAACCCAGCGTGCGGTTCAACCCGGTCCTGCTCAAACCGGGCAGCGACCGCACCTCGCAGCTCGTGATAAAGGGCCGCGTCGCCGACTCGGTCAGCGCGAAAAGCTATGTCCAACACCGAGATCGGTTGGCCGCTGTCGTGCTGGACGAATTGGCCTGCCTGCGAGACGAATTCGACGCGGTCATCTGCGAGGGAGCGGGTTCTCCCGCCGAAATCAACCTGCGCGCCACGGATTTGGCCAACATGGGATTGGCCAGGGCCGCCAACCTGCCGGTGGTCCTGGTCGGCGATATCGACCGCGGCGGGCTGCTCGCGCACCTGTTCGGCACGGTGGCGGTGCTCGAGCCGGACGACCAGGCGTTGATCTCCGGTTTCATCGTCAATAAGTTCCGGGGCGATCCCGCGCTGCTCGAGCCGGGATTGCGCCAGCTGCAGGCCATGACGGGCCGGCCCACCTACGGGGTGCTGCCGTATGCCGAGGAGCTCTGGCTCGACGCCGAGGATTCGCTATCCGTGGTCGCCCACCGCGTCATCGGCACGCCCGCGCCTCCGCGCGGCGACGAGTGGTTGCGGGTCGCCGCGGTGCGGCTGCCCCGGATTTCCAATTCCACCGACGTCGAGGCGCTGGCGTGCGAACCGGGCGTGCTGGTGCGCTGGGTCGCCGACCCCGCCGGCGTGGCCGACGCCGACCTGATCGTCATCCCCGGCAGCAAGGCCACCGTCGCCGACCTGTCCTGGTTGCGCGAGTGCGGGCTGGCCGAGGCGATCACCGCGCACGCCCGCGGGGGCAAACCGGTACTGGGGATCTGCGGCGGATTTCAGATGCTGTGCCATCGTATCGATGACGCGGTGGAGTCCGGGGCTGGCGACGTATCGGGGTTGGGGTTGCTGGACGCCGACATCGCCTTCGATCCGGCCAAGACCTTGCGCCGCTGGCAGCGTGGGATCGACGGCGCGTTGGGCGGGTACGAGATCCATCACGGGCGGATCGCCCGCTGCGTTGAGCAAAGCTGGTTCGACGCCGACGCCGATCCGCAACCCCAAGGTGTGGTGCGGGGCGCGGTCTTTGGGACGCACTGGCACGGCTTGCTCGACAACGACGACTTCCGCCGTGCCTGGCTCACCCGGGTCGCCGACGCGGCCGGCCGGCGCGGCTTCGTGGTCGACGGCGACACCAACGTCGCCGCGCGGCGTGACGCCCAACTCGACCTCGCCGCCGATCTGCTGGCCGCCCACCTCGACGTCGACGCCGTCGTCGGGCTGCTGCAGGGGCCACCGCCGGAGCGACCGCATCTCGCAAGTCGGTTGCGGCCGTAG
- the map gene encoding type I methionyl aminopeptidase, protein MPARTALSPGELSPTLPVPGSVPRPEYVGKATAQEGSEPWVQTPEVIEKMRVASQIAARALVEAGKAVAPGVTTDELDRIAHEYMVDHGAYPSTLGYKGFPKSCCTSLNEVICHGIPDSTVIADGDIVNIDVTAYIDGVHGDTNATFLAGDVSEEHRLLVERTREATMRAINAVKPGRALSVVGRVIESYANRFGYNVVRDFTGHGIGTTFHNGLVVLHYDQPSVSTIMQPGMTFTIEPMINLGGLDYEIWDDGWTVVTKDRKWTAQFEHTLLVTDTGVEILTLP, encoded by the coding sequence ATGCCCGCTCGCACCGCGCTTTCCCCCGGAGAGTTGTCCCCGACTCTGCCGGTGCCCGGCAGCGTCCCGCGCCCGGAATACGTCGGCAAGGCCACGGCCCAGGAGGGCAGCGAGCCGTGGGTGCAGACCCCCGAGGTGATCGAGAAGATGCGGGTCGCCAGCCAGATCGCGGCGCGCGCGCTGGTGGAGGCGGGCAAGGCCGTCGCGCCCGGGGTGACCACCGACGAACTCGACCGGATCGCGCACGAATACATGGTCGATCACGGTGCCTACCCGTCGACGCTGGGCTACAAGGGCTTTCCGAAGTCGTGCTGCACGTCGCTCAACGAAGTCATCTGCCACGGCATCCCCGACTCGACGGTGATCGCCGACGGCGACATCGTCAACATCGACGTCACCGCCTACATCGACGGCGTGCACGGCGACACCAACGCCACGTTCCTGGCCGGTGACGTCTCCGAAGAACACCGGCTGCTCGTGGAGCGGACCCGGGAGGCGACGATGCGCGCCATCAACGCCGTCAAGCCCGGGCGTGCCCTGTCGGTTGTCGGCCGTGTCATCGAGTCGTACGCAAACCGGTTCGGCTACAACGTCGTTCGGGACTTCACCGGGCACGGCATCGGCACCACGTTCCACAACGGCCTGGTGGTCCTGCACTACGACCAGCCGTCCGTGTCGACCATCATGCAACCGGGCATGACGTTCACCATCGAACCGATGATCAACCTTGGCGGCCTGGATTACGAGATCTGGGACGACGGCTGGACGGTGGTCACCAAGGACCGCAAGTGGACCGCGCAGTTCGAGCACACCCTGCTGGTCACCGACACCGGCGTCGAAATCCTCACGCTGCCGTGA
- a CDS encoding DUF1707 domain-containing protein — protein MTDTGGDMVALRVSDADRNGTMRRLHNAVALGLIDIDEFEQRSSQVSYARTRGELDGLVGDLPGPGAIVTSAADRVELRGWAGSLKRHGEWTVPTRLALVRRLGSVELDLTKARFAGPVVVVELDMRFGSVEIRLPDGASASIDDVEVYVGSASDRRKDPPGEGRPHVVLTGRVVCGSVIVRGPRRSLLRRQRL, from the coding sequence ATGACCGATACCGGCGGCGACATGGTGGCGCTGCGCGTCTCCGACGCCGACCGCAACGGCACGATGCGCCGCCTGCACAACGCGGTCGCGCTCGGGCTGATCGACATCGACGAGTTCGAGCAGCGCTCGTCGCAGGTGTCCTACGCGCGCACGCGCGGGGAACTGGACGGCCTGGTCGGCGATCTGCCGGGGCCGGGCGCCATCGTCACCTCCGCGGCCGACCGAGTGGAACTGCGCGGCTGGGCGGGTTCGCTGAAGCGGCACGGCGAATGGACGGTGCCCACCCGCCTGGCGCTGGTGCGCCGGCTGGGCTCGGTGGAGCTCGACCTCACCAAGGCCCGGTTCGCCGGGCCGGTGGTGGTCGTCGAGCTGGACATGCGGTTTGGTTCGGTGGAGATTCGATTGCCCGACGGCGCCAGCGCGTCGATCGACGACGTCGAGGTCTACGTGGGCAGCGCCAGCGACCGCCGCAAAGACCCGCCTGGTGAGGGCAGGCCGCACGTCGTGCTGACCGGGCGGGTGGTGTGCGGCTCGGTGATCGTCCGGGGACCGCGCCGCTCGCTGCTGCGCCGCCAGCGACTCTGA
- a CDS encoding penicillin-binding transpeptidase domain-containing protein, giving the protein MVTRTTAASSVSGLLLVAVIALSGCTPRPDGPGPAAEKFFRALAVGDTATAAQLSDSPNEAREALNAAWSGLQATHLDAQVLNAKYAEDSGTVGYRFAWHLPKNRIWSYDGQLRMARDEGHWRVRWATTALHAKLGEHQTFALRADRPRRASVNELGGSDVLVPGYLYHYTLDATQAGPALFGTARAVVDVLHPFNDALNDPQLLAEQASSTPHPVDLAVTLHPDDNDKVFPAIGRLPGIVVTPQPEMLPTDPHFAPAVISAVKKAVVDQLDGEAGWRVVSVNQNGVEVEVLHEVEGSPAPSVSLTMDRAVQNAAQHAVDTRGGKAMIVAIKPSTGEILAIAQNAGADADGLPATTGLFPPGSTFKMVTAGAAVERDMATPNTMLGCPGHLDIGHRTVPNYGGFDLGVVPMSRAFASSCNTTFAELSSKMPPRGLTQAASRYGLGLDYQIDGITTVTGSVPPTVDLAERTEDGFGQGKVLASPFGMALVAATVAAGKTPVPQLIAGRQTAVQGDATPISPKMIDALRPMMRLVVTNGTAKEIAGCGEVYGKTGEAEFPGGSHSWFAGYRGDLAFAALIVGGGSSEYAVRMTKVMLESLPPDFLA; this is encoded by the coding sequence ATGGTAACTAGAACAACAGCGGCCTCATCCGTTTCAGGCCTGCTGCTCGTCGCGGTGATCGCCCTGTCCGGGTGCACGCCGCGGCCCGACGGCCCGGGCCCGGCCGCGGAGAAGTTCTTCCGCGCCCTCGCCGTCGGCGACACCGCCACGGCCGCCCAGCTCAGCGACAGCCCCAACGAGGCCCGCGAAGCGCTCAACGCCGCCTGGTCGGGCCTGCAAGCGACCCACCTCGACGCGCAGGTCCTCAATGCCAAGTACGCCGAGGACTCCGGCACGGTCGGCTATCGCTTCGCCTGGCACCTGCCCAAGAACCGCATCTGGAGCTACGACGGCCAGCTGAGGATGGCGCGCGACGAGGGCCACTGGCGGGTGCGCTGGGCCACCACCGCGCTGCACGCCAAATTGGGCGAGCACCAGACATTCGCGCTGCGCGCGGATCGGCCGCGCCGCGCCTCGGTCAACGAACTCGGCGGCAGCGACGTGCTGGTGCCCGGCTACCTGTACCACTACACGCTGGACGCCACGCAGGCCGGACCCGCGCTGTTCGGCACGGCGCGCGCGGTGGTCGACGTGCTGCACCCCTTCAACGACGCGCTCAATGACCCGCAGCTGCTCGCCGAGCAGGCCAGCTCGACCCCCCACCCGGTCGACCTCGCGGTCACGCTGCACCCCGATGACAACGACAAGGTGTTCCCGGCGATCGGCCGGCTGCCCGGCATCGTGGTCACGCCCCAGCCCGAAATGCTGCCCACCGACCCGCATTTCGCGCCCGCGGTCATCTCCGCGGTGAAGAAGGCCGTGGTGGACCAGCTCGACGGCGAGGCGGGCTGGCGGGTGGTGAGCGTCAACCAGAACGGCGTCGAGGTCGAAGTGCTGCACGAGGTCGAGGGGTCACCGGCCCCGTCGGTGTCGCTCACCATGGACCGGGCGGTGCAAAACGCCGCCCAGCATGCGGTGGACACCCGCGGCGGCAAGGCGATGATCGTGGCGATCAAGCCGTCGACCGGAGAGATCCTCGCGATCGCCCAGAACGCCGGCGCCGACGCCGACGGCCTGCCGGCGACCACCGGGCTGTTCCCGCCCGGGTCGACGTTCAAGATGGTCACCGCCGGCGCGGCCGTCGAACGCGACATGGCCACCCCCAACACCATGCTGGGCTGCCCGGGCCATCTCGACATCGGGCACCGCACCGTCCCCAACTACGGGGGCTTCGACCTCGGGGTGGTGCCGATGTCGCGCGCGTTCGCGAGTTCGTGCAACACCACCTTCGCCGAGCTCAGCAGCAAGATGCCCCCGCGTGGCCTGACCCAGGCGGCCTCCCGCTACGGGCTCGGGCTGGACTACCAGATCGACGGCATCACCACGGTGACCGGCTCGGTGCCACCGACGGTCGACCTCGCCGAGCGCACCGAGGACGGCTTCGGCCAGGGCAAGGTGCTGGCCAGCCCGTTCGGCATGGCCCTGGTGGCGGCGACGGTCGCGGCCGGCAAGACACCCGTGCCGCAATTGATCGCCGGCCGTCAGACGGCCGTCCAGGGCGACGCCACGCCGATCAGCCCGAAGATGATCGACGCGCTGCGGCCCATGATGCGGTTGGTGGTGACCAACGGGACCGCCAAGGAGATCGCCGGCTGCGGCGAGGTGTACGGGAAGACCGGTGAGGCCGAGTTCCCCGGCGGATCGCATTCCTGGTTCGCCGGCTACCGCGGCGATCTGGCATTCGCGGCGCTGATCGTCGGGGGTGGCAGCTCGGAGTACGCCGTCCGGATGACCAAGGTGATGCTCGAGTCGCTGCCGCCGGACTTTCTGGCCTAG